The Parabacteroides sp. AD58 genome includes a window with the following:
- the radA gene encoding DNA repair protein RadA: MAKTKTVYVCSNCGADSPKWLGKCPNCGEWNTYVEEVVTKETPAAKRPVPSGLSERGQARPVLLRDITAEKEDRLDMKDQELNRVLGGGLVKGSLVLIGGEPGIGKSTLVLQTILKLHDLKVLYVSGEESYRQLKMRADRLAPESQNCLILCETNLEQIFVQAQNIQPDLLIIDSIQTIFTELVESSPGSVSQVRECSAAILKYAKESGVPVLLIGHINKEGSIAGPKVLEHIVDTVLQFEGDQHYMYRILRSIKNRFGSTAELGIYEMRQEGLREVSNPSELLLTQNHEGLSGVAIAAAIEGIRPFLIETQALVSSAVYGTPQRSATGFDIRRMNMLLAVLEKRAGFKLAQKDVFLNIAGGLRVNDPAIDLAVLAAVLSSSLDISIEPGACMAGEVGLSGEIRPVNRIEQRIMEAEKLGFSRILIPYNNLKGFDASRCRIQIVQVRKVEEAFRQLFG, encoded by the coding sequence ATGGCAAAGACGAAGACGGTTTATGTTTGTTCGAATTGTGGTGCCGATTCTCCGAAATGGTTGGGAAAGTGTCCAAACTGCGGAGAATGGAATACCTATGTAGAAGAAGTAGTGACCAAAGAAACACCTGCGGCTAAACGGCCGGTTCCTTCTGGATTGAGCGAGAGAGGACAGGCGCGTCCGGTATTGCTGCGCGACATTACGGCGGAAAAGGAAGACCGGCTGGATATGAAAGACCAGGAACTGAACCGTGTGTTGGGCGGTGGTCTGGTGAAAGGGTCTTTGGTCTTGATTGGCGGTGAACCGGGAATCGGAAAATCGACCTTGGTTTTGCAGACCATCCTCAAGCTGCATGATCTGAAGGTTCTGTACGTTTCTGGGGAAGAAAGTTATCGTCAGCTGAAAATGCGTGCGGACCGTCTGGCGCCTGAAAGCCAGAATTGCCTGATCTTGTGTGAGACCAATCTGGAGCAGATCTTCGTACAAGCACAGAACATCCAGCCTGATTTGTTGATTATAGATTCCATTCAAACGATTTTTACCGAGCTGGTAGAATCTTCTCCGGGTAGTGTTTCCCAGGTTCGTGAGTGTAGTGCAGCTATTCTTAAATATGCCAAGGAAAGTGGAGTACCGGTATTGTTGATCGGCCATATTAATAAAGAGGGAAGCATTGCCGGACCGAAAGTCTTGGAACATATTGTAGATACTGTTTTACAGTTCGAAGGCGACCAGCACTATATGTACCGGATTCTGCGTAGTATCAAGAACCGTTTTGGTAGCACGGCTGAGTTGGGAATATATGAAATGAGACAGGAAGGTTTGCGGGAAGTAAGTAATCCGTCAGAACTGTTGCTTACGCAGAATCATGAAGGACTGAGTGGCGTAGCCATTGCCGCTGCTATTGAAGGAATTCGTCCGTTCCTGATTGAAACGCAGGCTTTGGTAAGCTCGGCCGTTTATGGAACACCGCAGCGGAGTGCTACCGGTTTTGATATCCGACGGATGAACATGTTATTGGCAGTCTTGGAGAAACGGGCAGGATTCAAGTTGGCTCAGAAAGACGTTTTCCTGAATATTGCTGGTGGTTTGCGTGTCAATGATCCGGCAATCGACTTGGCTGTGTTGGCAGCTGTCCTGTCGTCAAGCTTGGATATTTCCATCGAACCGGGTGCTTGCATGGCCGGTGAGGTGGGTTTGTCGGGTGAGATCCGTCCGGTAAACCGGATTGAACAACGGATCATGGAAGCAGAAAAGTTGGGCTTTTCCCGCATTCTGATTCCTTATAATAATCTGAAAGGTTTTGATGCGAGTCGTTGCCGGATTCAGATTGTGCAGGTTCGGAAAGTAGAAGAGGCGTTCCGGCAGTTGTTCGGTTAG
- a CDS encoding carbon-nitrogen hydrolase family protein — MEQHTQNINKVIVRPLQMTDYKQLAQSFRRVYSDGSDVFWTKEQIEKLLTIFPEGQVVTVVDNKIVGCALSIIVDYDRVKNDHTYADVTGNETFNTHNPKGNILYGIEVFIHPDYRGLRLARRMYDYRKELCESLNLKAIMFGGRIPNYHKYADTMRPKEYIDKVRKKEIYDPVLTFQLSNDFHVRKVMTNYLPNDEESKHYATLLQWDNIYYQPKPEVIATKTTVRVGLVQWQMRPYKSLNDVFEQVEFFVDAVSDYKSDFILFPEYFNAPLMAKFNHMSESEAIRELAQYTDEMRKRFVELAISYNINIITGSMPQMRGDGLYNVGFLCRRDGSYETYEKIHITPDEAKSWGLSGGKKVQTFETDSAKIGVLICYDVEFPELSRIMAEQGMQILFVPYLTDTQNAYSRVRVCAQARAIENECFVVIAGSVGNLPRVHNMDIQYAQSGVFTPCDFAFPTDGNRAEATPNTEMILVSDVDLDLLSELHTYGSVRNLKDRRNDLYEVRLKKNK; from the coding sequence ATGGAACAACATACTCAAAACATTAACAAAGTAATTGTCCGTCCGTTGCAGATGACGGATTATAAACAGTTGGCTCAGTCGTTCAGACGTGTTTATTCTGATGGTTCAGATGTGTTCTGGACGAAAGAGCAAATCGAAAAATTACTTACTATTTTCCCCGAAGGTCAGGTTGTGACGGTTGTTGATAATAAGATTGTCGGTTGTGCCCTTTCTATTATCGTTGATTATGACCGTGTCAAGAACGATCACACTTATGCTGATGTTACGGGAAACGAAACATTCAATACACATAATCCAAAGGGTAATATCCTATATGGTATTGAAGTCTTTATACATCCGGATTATCGGGGTTTGCGTCTGGCCCGTCGTATGTATGATTATCGGAAGGAACTTTGTGAAAGCCTGAATTTGAAGGCAATTATGTTTGGCGGGCGTATTCCTAATTATCATAAGTATGCGGATACCATGCGCCCGAAAGAGTATATTGATAAAGTCCGTAAGAAAGAGATTTATGATCCGGTACTGACGTTCCAGCTGTCGAATGATTTCCATGTGCGTAAGGTGATGACGAATTATCTGCCGAATGATGAGGAGTCAAAGCATTATGCGACCTTGTTGCAGTGGGATAATATTTATTATCAGCCGAAACCGGAAGTAATTGCCACGAAAACGACGGTGCGTGTCGGTCTGGTTCAATGGCAGATGCGTCCGTACAAAAGCTTGAACGACGTATTCGAGCAAGTCGAATTCTTCGTCGATGCCGTGTCGGATTATAAAAGCGATTTCATCCTTTTCCCCGAATATTTCAATGCACCGCTGATGGCTAAATTCAATCACATGAGCGAATCAGAAGCGATCCGTGAGTTGGCTCAGTACACGGATGAAATGCGGAAGCGCTTTGTTGAGCTGGCTATCAGTTACAATATCAATATCATTACTGGAAGTATGCCTCAGATGCGGGGAGACGGATTGTATAATGTTGGATTCTTGTGCCGTCGTGACGGTTCTTATGAGACGTATGAGAAAATTCATATTACTCCGGATGAAGCCAAGAGCTGGGGACTTTCGGGCGGTAAGAAAGTACAGACTTTTGAGACTGATTCTGCCAAGATTGGTGTCTTGATCTGTTATGATGTGGAGTTCCCGGAATTATCCCGTATCATGGCCGAACAGGGAATGCAGATTTTGTTCGTTCCATATTTGACTGATACGCAGAACGCCTATTCACGTGTACGGGTCTGTGCCCAGGCTCGTGCAATTGAAAATGAATGTTTCGTCGTTATTGCCGGTAGTGTAGGTAACTTGCCGCGTGTACATAATATGGATATTCAGTACGCTCAGTCGGGAGTCTTTACTCCGTGTGACTTTGCCTTTCCGACAGATGGAAACAGGGCCGAAGCAACCCCGAATACAGAAATGATTCTGGTATCGGATGTCGATTTGGATTTGTTGAGCGAATTACATACCTATGGAAGTGTACGTAATTTGAAAGATCGCCGAAATGACTTGTATGAAGTCCGGTTGAAGAAGAATAAATAA
- a CDS encoding TonB-dependent receptor, translated as MKREQMLMVAILLAGSEIVMADEINPKDTIRTYNIEEIILTSSTKETNDLRKLPGSVTVLSPQQIIGRQIDALKDISSFVPNLYMPDYGAKLTSAIYIRGIGARSSGQSIGMYVDNVPYLDKSTFDFELTDIQRIEVLRGPQGTLYGRNAMGGIVNIYTISPFDFQGKKLSVSAGNYGQVKVKASHYGVINDKFGFTAGVYYDRNSGFFTNEYTGKKADNEQSVGGRIKLEGRFNPNFRMAYTLSADYSDQGAFPYGLYDAASGSVAPVNINDPSSYKRTMVANSLLLEYKTDQILLSSTTGYQYLNDDMHMDQDFSPKSIFTLNQKQKQHAFSEEVAVKSNTDRNYQWSFGLYGFYNSLNTDGPVTFKEDGIKEVLQPVFDQIKENSNNPKMPALKITDKELYIPGNFDTPSFGLALFHQSTYNNLFVDGLSLTAGVRLDYEKQKLGYTGEAKMNMSASFGEMEIPLDSFYGPTVMDVHASQDFWEVLPKVSLKYECSPSTYTYVSVAKGYKTGGYNVQMSADVMQAQMKYDMMSAFSSMIPMELEKPTPVEDVAAYKPEKSWNYELGIRSELIKDRLSTELTAFLMDIQDLQITKFVNSGNGRVLANAGKARSYGVEASLRALLMTGLTADLNYGYTHATFRDYNNGKEDFKGNYVPYTPRHTVSLGLQYTKSLQGKWLDQVYASAQLNGIGKIFWTEYNDIYQDFYLTLNARAGVRKDKINLSVWTKNLTNTTYSAFYFESFGNPFIQLGKPLQVGVEVSLTL; from the coding sequence ATGAAAAGAGAACAAATGTTGATGGTGGCAATTCTGTTGGCAGGCTCAGAAATTGTCATGGCGGATGAAATCAATCCGAAAGATACGATTCGTACATATAATATAGAGGAAATCATTCTGACATCCTCCACAAAAGAGACAAATGATTTGCGGAAACTTCCGGGTTCCGTAACCGTTTTATCTCCTCAGCAGATTATCGGACGGCAGATTGATGCCCTGAAAGACATCAGCTCGTTTGTTCCGAACCTTTATATGCCGGATTATGGTGCTAAATTGACATCGGCCATTTATATCCGTGGCATTGGTGCCCGAAGCAGCGGTCAGTCTATTGGCATGTATGTCGACAATGTTCCTTATCTTGACAAGAGTACCTTCGATTTTGAATTGACCGATATTCAGCGGATTGAAGTATTGCGTGGTCCGCAAGGAACCTTGTACGGACGTAATGCGATGGGCGGTATTGTTAATATCTACACGATTTCACCTTTTGATTTCCAGGGAAAGAAACTTTCTGTTTCGGCCGGGAATTATGGACAGGTGAAAGTCAAAGCTTCCCACTATGGTGTGATTAATGATAAATTCGGTTTTACCGCTGGTGTGTATTATGATCGTAACAGTGGTTTCTTTACGAATGAATATACGGGGAAAAAAGCCGATAATGAGCAGTCGGTGGGCGGACGGATCAAGTTGGAAGGACGCTTTAATCCGAATTTCCGCATGGCTTATACGCTGTCGGCTGATTATTCGGATCAGGGAGCATTTCCTTACGGACTGTATGACGCTGCTTCCGGCTCGGTGGCCCCGGTAAATATCAATGATCCTTCGTCGTATAAACGGACAATGGTGGCAAACAGCTTATTGTTGGAATATAAGACCGACCAGATTCTGTTGAGCAGCACGACCGGATATCAGTATCTGAATGATGACATGCATATGGATCAGGACTTCTCTCCGAAATCGATCTTTACGCTGAACCAGAAACAGAAACAGCATGCTTTCAGTGAAGAGGTGGCTGTAAAGAGCAATACAGACCGGAACTATCAGTGGTCGTTTGGATTGTACGGATTTTACAACAGTCTGAATACAGACGGACCGGTTACATTTAAAGAAGATGGTATTAAAGAAGTACTGCAGCCCGTCTTTGATCAGATCAAGGAGAATTCGAATAATCCGAAAATGCCTGCTTTGAAGATTACGGATAAAGAACTGTATATCCCGGGTAATTTTGATACACCTTCGTTTGGTCTGGCCCTTTTCCATCAGTCTACCTATAATAATCTGTTTGTCGACGGTTTGTCGCTAACGGCAGGTGTTCGTCTGGATTATGAGAAACAGAAATTAGGCTATACCGGTGAAGCGAAGATGAACATGTCGGCCAGCTTTGGAGAAATGGAAATTCCGTTGGATTCTTTTTATGGACCGACAGTGATGGATGTACACGCTTCGCAGGATTTTTGGGAGGTTTTGCCCAAAGTATCCTTGAAATATGAATGTTCACCTTCAACTTATACGTATGTATCCGTAGCCAAAGGTTACAAAACGGGTGGTTATAATGTACAGATGTCGGCCGATGTGATGCAGGCTCAGATGAAATACGACATGATGTCGGCTTTCAGTTCGATGATTCCCATGGAACTGGAAAAACCGACGCCGGTTGAAGACGTGGCAGCCTATAAACCGGAAAAGAGCTGGAATTATGAATTGGGTATCCGGAGCGAACTGATCAAAGACCGTCTCAGTACGGAGCTGACAGCTTTCTTGATGGACATTCAGGATTTGCAGATCACCAAGTTTGTCAATAGTGGTAACGGACGTGTGCTGGCGAATGCCGGAAAAGCCCGCAGCTATGGTGTTGAAGCGTCTCTACGTGCTTTATTGATGACTGGCCTGACTGCTGATCTGAATTATGGTTATACGCATGCTACATTCCGTGATTATAACAACGGAAAGGAAGACTTTAAGGGGAATTATGTACCGTACACACCGCGCCATACCGTCAGTCTGGGGTTACAGTATACGAAGAGCCTGCAGGGAAAGTGGCTGGATCAGGTTTATGCTTCGGCACAATTGAACGGAATCGGAAAAATATTCTGGACTGAATACAATGATATTTATCAGGATTTCTATCTGACACTGAACGCAAGGGCCGGAGTACGCAAAGACAAGATCAACTTGAGTGTCTGGACCAAGAACTTGACCAATACAACTTATTCGGCATTCTATTTTGAGTCGTTTGGCAATCCGTTCATACAGCTTGGAAAACCGTTGCAAGTAGGCGTAGAAGTATCATTGACATTGTAG
- a CDS encoding electron transfer flavoprotein subunit beta/FixA family protein codes for MSLRIIVLAKQVPDTRNVGKDAMKEDGTVNRAALPAIFNPEDLNALEQALRLKDTHPGSTVTLLTMGPGRAAEIIREGLYRGADGGYLLTDRAFAGADTLATSYALATAIKKIKDYDVIIGGRQAIDGDTAQVGPQVAEKLGLTQITYAEEILNVDEEARRITVKRHIDGGVETVEGPLPIVITVNGSAAPCRPRNAKLVQKYKRALGKQEKAPAPACHPDGTPALKYAELYETRPYLNIPEWSVADVNGDLKQCGLSGSPTKVKSIQNIVFQAKESKTLTSSDKDIEDLIVELLANHTIG; via the coding sequence ATGAGTTTACGAATTATTGTATTAGCGAAGCAGGTTCCCGACACACGAAACGTCGGAAAGGATGCCATGAAAGAAGACGGAACTGTTAACCGTGCCGCACTTCCCGCCATATTTAATCCTGAAGACCTGAACGCCTTAGAACAGGCTTTGCGCCTGAAAGACACACATCCGGGATCGACTGTCACGCTGCTGACCATGGGTCCTGGTCGTGCTGCAGAAATCATCAGAGAAGGTTTATACCGTGGTGCCGACGGCGGTTATCTGCTTACAGACAGAGCGTTTGCCGGAGCCGACACATTAGCAACTTCGTATGCCCTGGCTACAGCCATCAAGAAGATCAAAGATTATGATGTGATCATCGGCGGCCGACAGGCAATCGATGGAGATACGGCTCAGGTAGGTCCGCAAGTAGCAGAGAAATTAGGCCTGACACAGATCACGTATGCCGAAGAAATCCTGAATGTTGACGAAGAAGCTCGTCGCATCACCGTAAAACGCCATATCGACGGTGGCGTAGAAACCGTTGAAGGACCGCTGCCTATTGTGATTACGGTAAATGGATCGGCTGCTCCTTGCCGCCCGCGCAATGCAAAACTGGTACAGAAATACAAACGAGCTTTGGGCAAACAGGAAAAAGCTCCGGCTCCAGCTTGCCATCCTGATGGAACACCGGCTCTTAAATATGCTGAACTGTATGAGACTCGCCCTTATCTGAACATTCCGGAATGGAGCGTTGCTGATGTAAACGGCGATTTGAAACAATGTGGTTTGTCAGGTTCTCCTACGAAGGTGAAATCTATTCAGAACATTGTTTTCCAGGCTAAGGAAAGCAAGACACTGACCAGCTCGGATAAAGATATTGAAGATTTGATTGTTGAACTGTTAGCCAATCACACGATTGGATAA
- a CDS encoding electron transfer flavoprotein subunit alpha/FixB family protein encodes MNNVFVYCELEGKTVADVSLELLTKGRKLANQLGCQLEAIIAGTDLTGVESQVLPYGVDKVHIFDAPGLFPYTTLPHASILINLFKEEKPQICLMGATVIGRDLGPRVSSALTSGLTADCTSLEIGSHEDKKAGKTYENLLYQIRPAFGGNIVATIINPEHRPQMATVREGVMKKEILDPNYQGEVIRHDVAKYVPETDFVVKVIDRHIEKAKHNLKGAPIVVAGGYGMGSKEGFDMLFELAKELHAEVGASRAAVDAGFCEHDRQIGQTGVTVRPKLYIACGISGQIQHIAGMQDAGIIISINNDENAPINAIADYVINGTVEEVIPKMIKYYKKNSK; translated from the coding sequence ATGAACAACGTATTTGTATATTGTGAGCTTGAAGGCAAAACCGTTGCTGATGTAAGTCTCGAACTCCTGACAAAAGGCAGGAAATTAGCCAATCAGTTAGGCTGTCAGTTGGAAGCCATCATCGCAGGAACAGATTTGACTGGCGTTGAAAGCCAAGTGCTTCCGTATGGCGTTGATAAAGTACATATATTCGATGCTCCGGGCCTTTTCCCCTATACTACTTTGCCTCATGCATCTATTCTTATCAATCTGTTTAAAGAAGAAAAACCGCAGATTTGCCTGATGGGCGCTACGGTAATCGGACGTGATTTGGGTCCGCGTGTTTCTTCAGCCTTGACCAGCGGTCTGACGGCCGATTGTACTTCTCTGGAAATCGGTTCTCACGAAGACAAGAAAGCCGGAAAGACATACGAAAACCTACTGTACCAGATTCGTCCGGCCTTCGGTGGTAACATCGTGGCTACGATCATCAATCCAGAACATCGCCCACAGATGGCAACTGTCCGTGAAGGTGTGATGAAGAAAGAGATTCTGGATCCGAACTATCAAGGCGAAGTAATCCGTCATGATGTAGCGAAATATGTTCCGGAGACAGACTTCGTTGTGAAAGTCATCGACCGTCATATCGAGAAAGCCAAGCACAACCTGAAAGGCGCTCCTATCGTTGTTGCCGGCGGTTACGGCATGGGTTCAAAAGAAGGATTCGACATGTTGTTCGAATTGGCTAAGGAACTTCACGCAGAAGTCGGAGCGAGCCGCGCGGCTGTCGATGCCGGATTCTGTGAACACGACCGTCAGATCGGTCAAACCGGTGTAACGGTTCGTCCGAAATTATATATTGCATGTGGTATCTCCGGGCAAATCCAGCACATCGCCGGTATGCAGGATGCAGGCATCATCATCTCGATCAATAATGATGAAAACGCACCGATCAATGCGATCGCCGACTATGTAATCAACGGTACCGTTGAAGAAGTGATTCCGAAGATGATCAAGTATTACAAAAAGAACAGTAAATAA
- a CDS encoding acyl-CoA dehydrogenase family protein, with protein sequence MANFYLDNPSLKHHLHHPLMERIVELKERGFADKDKYDYAPQDFEDAMDSYEKVLEIVGEICGDIIAPNAESVDHEGPSVANGRVTYAKGTQENLDAVRKAGLMGIAMPRRYNGLNFPIVPYIMAADMVSRADAGFENLWGLQDCAETLYEFGSEDQRQRYIPRVCAGETMSMDLTEPDAGSDLQSVMLKATFSEADNCWYLNGVKRFITNGDSDIHLVLARSEEGTHDGRGLSMFIYDKRNGGVNVRRIENKMGIKGSPTCELVFKNAKAELCGDRKLGLIKYVMALMNGARLGIMAQAVGLSEAAYREGYAYALDRKQFGKAIIQFPAIYEMLSLMRAKADASRAMLYETARFVDMYKALDDISKERKLTPEERQEMKKYSKLADAFTPMGKGMTTEFANQNAYDAIQIHGGSGFMKDYTCERLYRDARITNIYEGTTQLQVVAAIRHVTTGTYLNQLHEYDKIEYKDDLKPLQTRLQAMTAKYAELVEKIAGTKDTEYIDFHARRLVEAAAHCVFGYLLLQDANKDDAYRRSAEVYVNYGEAEIDKIYTFISKFNREELAYYKH encoded by the coding sequence ATGGCTAACTTTTATTTAGATAATCCCAGCCTGAAGCATCACCTGCATCACCCGTTGATGGAGCGTATTGTGGAGCTGAAAGAACGCGGCTTTGCCGACAAAGATAAATATGATTATGCACCTCAGGATTTTGAGGATGCCATGGACAGTTACGAAAAAGTATTGGAGATCGTTGGTGAGATCTGCGGAGACATCATCGCTCCTAATGCTGAAAGCGTAGATCATGAAGGTCCTTCTGTAGCCAATGGTCGTGTGACTTATGCCAAAGGAACCCAAGAAAATCTGGACGCCGTCCGGAAAGCCGGCCTGATGGGTATCGCCATGCCGCGCCGTTACAACGGACTGAATTTCCCTATTGTACCTTATATTATGGCAGCCGATATGGTTTCTCGTGCAGACGCCGGCTTTGAAAACCTCTGGGGTTTGCAGGACTGTGCCGAAACCTTGTACGAATTCGGCAGCGAAGACCAGCGTCAGCGTTATATTCCACGCGTATGTGCCGGCGAAACGATGTCAATGGACCTGACCGAACCGGATGCCGGTTCTGACCTGCAGTCGGTCATGCTGAAAGCAACCTTCAGTGAAGCCGATAACTGCTGGTATCTGAACGGTGTAAAACGGTTCATTACCAATGGTGACTCAGATATTCATCTGGTACTGGCCCGTTCAGAAGAAGGCACACACGACGGTCGTGGTTTGTCTATGTTCATTTACGACAAACGTAACGGAGGTGTGAACGTCCGCCGTATTGAAAACAAGATGGGTATCAAAGGTTCTCCTACTTGCGAACTGGTATTCAAGAATGCCAAAGCCGAACTTTGTGGCGACCGTAAGTTAGGTCTGATCAAATATGTCATGGCTTTGATGAACGGTGCCCGCTTAGGTATCATGGCTCAGGCAGTCGGATTAAGTGAAGCAGCTTACCGCGAAGGTTATGCTTATGCCCTCGACCGTAAACAGTTCGGTAAGGCTATCATACAGTTCCCGGCAATCTATGAAATGCTTTCGCTGATGCGTGCCAAAGCTGATGCATCTCGCGCCATGCTGTATGAGACAGCTCGTTTCGTAGATATGTACAAAGCACTCGACGATATTTCCAAAGAGCGTAAACTGACTCCGGAGGAACGCCAGGAAATGAAGAAATACAGCAAACTGGCCGACGCCTTTACTCCGATGGGAAAAGGCATGACAACCGAGTTTGCCAACCAGAATGCTTATGATGCAATCCAGATTCATGGTGGTTCCGGCTTCATGAAAGACTATACTTGCGAACGTCTGTACCGCGATGCCCGCATCACTAATATTTACGAAGGAACAACTCAGTTGCAGGTTGTAGCAGCCATCCGCCACGTCACAACCGGAACTTATCTCAACCAGTTGCACGAATACGACAAGATCGAATACAAAGACGACTTGAAACCGCTGCAGACCCGCTTGCAGGCCATGACGGCCAAGTATGCCGAACTGGTTGAAAAGATTGCAGGAACGAAAGATACTGAATACATCGACTTCCACGCCCGCCGTCTGGTTGAAGCAGCCGCTCATTGCGTATTCGGCTATTTGTTGCTGCAAGATGCAAACAAAGATGACGCATATCGCCGTTCTGCTGAAGTATATGTCAATTATGGAGAAGCAGAAATAGATAAAATTTATACGTTCATAAGCAAATTTAATCGTGAAGAATTAGCTTATTACAAACATTAA
- a CDS encoding ferritin: MLLSTKLSEAFNAQVNAEMWSSNLYLSMAVYFKKEGLNGFAHWMEKQAGEELTHAHQLINYCIDRGGDIVIGQVNVVPTAWGSPVEVFEHVYKHEQHVSELIDNMVNIAEEDKDHASRDFLFGFVREQVEEESTAKGILDDLKNYGDHHYGIIDHKLGKRE; encoded by the coding sequence ATGTTACTAAGTACTAAATTATCAGAAGCATTTAATGCGCAGGTTAATGCTGAAATGTGGTCATCAAACCTGTATCTGTCTATGGCAGTTTACTTCAAAAAAGAAGGTTTGAACGGTTTTGCTCATTGGATGGAAAAACAAGCCGGTGAAGAACTGACTCATGCACACCAACTGATTAACTACTGTATCGATCGTGGTGGTGACATCGTTATCGGCCAGGTTAATGTAGTTCCGACTGCCTGGGGTTCTCCAGTAGAAGTATTTGAACATGTTTACAAACACGAACAGCACGTTTCTGAACTGATCGACAATATGGTTAATATTGCAGAGGAAGACAAGGACCATGCTTCGAGAGACTTCTTGTTCGGCTTCGTTCGCGAACAGGTAGAAGAAGAATCAACAGCTAAAGGTATTTTGGACGACTTGAAGAACTATGGTGATCATCACTATGGTATCATCGATCACAAATTAGGAAAACGTGAGTAA
- a CDS encoding HU family DNA-binding protein, with the protein MAEYIKQEMNDLDGSGKRRTFYRMKTYQRINMREFVSELAQPGSGLSEGSVLHVLSNMAEKLAFYMGQGYTVTIDGVGTFKPALGLSQDKETDITDDDNSERNARSIEVNGVNFRASQELIRRTNRHCNLKRGGSNVLHHSRYTEEERLALAQQYLSTHTLMRIADYAQLTGLSRTTATRELQRFRQDPNSGITISGMGTNKVYVKRKNE; encoded by the coding sequence ATGGCAGAATACATCAAACAGGAAATGAATGATCTGGATGGCTCCGGAAAAAGACGGACCTTCTACCGAATGAAAACGTATCAGCGCATCAATATGCGGGAATTTGTCAGTGAATTAGCTCAGCCGGGATCAGGACTGAGCGAGGGAAGCGTGTTGCACGTCCTGAGTAATATGGCTGAAAAATTAGCCTTCTACATGGGACAGGGCTACACGGTGACGATCGACGGCGTGGGAACATTCAAACCCGCCTTGGGGCTTTCGCAAGACAAGGAGACAGATATTACCGACGACGACAATAGCGAACGCAACGCCCGAAGCATTGAAGTAAACGGCGTCAACTTCAGAGCCAGTCAGGAACTGATCAGACGAACGAACCGACATTGTAACCTGAAACGGGGAGGAAGCAATGTATTGCACCATTCGCGTTACACAGAAGAGGAACGGTTAGCCCTGGCGCAGCAGTATTTATCGACACATACGCTGATGCGTATCGCCGATTATGCGCAGCTTACCGGCCTTAGCCGGACAACAGCGACCCGCGAACTACAACGCTTCCGCCAGGATCCGAACAGCGGAATCACAATTTCGGGTATGGGAACGAATAAAGTGTACGTAAAAAGAAAAAATGAATAA